From Streptomyces sp. NBC_00683, one genomic window encodes:
- a CDS encoding TIGR02234 family membrane protein encodes MGYVSAVPVPQPRARAASAPDSAGSRRSLGAGLLLGAAGATVVLLASGQKWAEGTAAVGGGTLPLTADGQDVTGLPAALAVVGLAALVAVFAVRGGGRTIVAGLLALSGLGAGLSSYAGASDSAALDEKAARTTGNTSATIDALSHTAWPYVTAVGGLLILLAGLLALRYGSRWPAMSGRYERGGTPRPRKAAPAAPDPDRPEDLWKALDRGEDPTREA; translated from the coding sequence GTGGGGTACGTGAGTGCTGTCCCCGTACCCCAGCCCCGTGCCCGTGCCGCCTCCGCGCCCGACAGCGCAGGAAGCCGCCGCAGCCTGGGCGCCGGCCTGCTCCTCGGGGCCGCCGGCGCCACCGTCGTCCTCCTCGCCTCAGGGCAGAAATGGGCCGAGGGCACGGCAGCCGTCGGCGGCGGCACCCTGCCCCTGACCGCGGACGGCCAGGACGTCACAGGCCTACCGGCGGCCCTGGCCGTCGTCGGCCTGGCCGCCCTCGTAGCCGTCTTCGCCGTCCGGGGCGGCGGCCGGACGATCGTCGCGGGACTGCTGGCACTCAGCGGACTGGGCGCCGGACTGAGCTCCTACGCCGGTGCCTCCGACAGCGCCGCCCTCGACGAGAAGGCCGCCCGGACCACCGGCAACACCTCGGCCACCATCGACGCGCTCAGCCACACCGCCTGGCCGTACGTCACGGCCGTCGGCGGACTGCTGATCCTGCTCGCCGGACTGCTCGCCCTTCGGTACGGCAGCCGGTGGCCCGCCATGTCGGGACGGTACGAGCGCGGCGGCACCCCGCGCCCCCGCAAGGCCGCTCCCGCGGCCCCGGATCCCGACCGGCCCGAGGACCTGTGGAAGGCCCTGGACCGCGGCGAGGACCCGACGCGCGAGGCATGA